The following are from one region of the Thiocapsa rosea genome:
- the recA gene encoding recombinase RecA, which yields MDDNRKKALAAALTQIEKQFGKGSVMRMGDTGVIREVEAISTGSLGLDLALGIGGVPKGRVVEIYGPESSGKTTLTLHIIAEAQKAGGTAAFVDAEHALDPGYAEKLGVNMNDLLVSQPDTGEQALEITDMLVRSGAVDVVVVDSVAALTPKAEIEGEMGDSHVGLQARLMSQALRKLTGNIKRSNCLVIFINQIRMKIGVMFGSPETTTGGNALKFYASVRLDIRRIGSIKKGDEVIGNETKVKVVKNKVAPPFRQAEFDILYGQGISREGEIISLGVNEGFVEKSGAWYSYEGNRIGQGKDNARVFLCENPEIARAIEAKIRDKLLPKIGDPLPGTGVAPIAEAPLADSPAEI from the coding sequence ATGGACGACAACCGCAAGAAGGCGCTGGCCGCCGCGCTGACCCAGATCGAAAAACAGTTCGGTAAGGGCTCGGTGATGCGCATGGGCGACACCGGTGTCATCCGGGAGGTCGAAGCCATCTCGACCGGCTCGCTCGGCCTGGATCTCGCGCTCGGCATCGGCGGCGTGCCCAAGGGCCGCGTGGTCGAGATCTACGGCCCCGAATCCTCCGGCAAGACCACACTCACCCTGCACATCATCGCCGAGGCGCAAAAGGCCGGGGGCACGGCGGCCTTCGTCGACGCCGAGCATGCCTTGGATCCCGGCTATGCCGAGAAGCTCGGCGTGAACATGAACGACTTGCTGGTCTCCCAGCCCGACACCGGCGAGCAGGCGCTCGAGATCACCGACATGCTGGTGCGCTCCGGCGCGGTCGATGTCGTGGTCGTCGACTCGGTCGCGGCACTGACCCCGAAGGCCGAGATCGAGGGCGAGATGGGCGACTCGCACGTCGGCCTGCAGGCGCGTCTCATGTCCCAGGCGCTGCGCAAGCTCACCGGCAACATCAAGCGCTCCAACTGTCTGGTGATCTTCATCAATCAGATCCGGATGAAGATCGGCGTCATGTTTGGCTCCCCGGAAACCACGACCGGCGGCAACGCGCTCAAGTTCTACGCCTCGGTTCGGCTGGATATCCGCCGCATCGGCAGCATCAAGAAGGGCGACGAGGTTATCGGCAACGAGACCAAGGTCAAGGTCGTCAAGAACAAAGTCGCACCGCCCTTCAGGCAGGCCGAGTTCGACATCCTCTACGGCCAAGGCATCTCGCGCGAAGGCGAGATCATCAGCCTGGGCGTGAACGAGGGCTTCGTCGAAAAGTCCGGCGCCTGGTACAGCTACGAGGGCAATCGCATCGGGCAGGGCAAAGACAACGCGCGGGTCTTCCTGTGCGAGAACCCCGAGATTGCCCGGGCGATCGAGGCGAAGATCCGCGACAAGCTGCTGCCCAAGATCGGCGATCCCTTGCCCGGCACCGGTGTCGCACCGATTGCCGAGGCTCCGCTCGCCGATTCCCCGGCGGAGATCTAG
- a CDS encoding regulatory protein RecX has protein sequence MDEPDPAAEIADRARRLLAVREHSRLELTRKLRARGFDDAGIAQALDRLVADGALDEGRMVEQYVAERAAKGFGPLRIRSELSEKGLPDTLVDPHLDAMRDDWAAYMAEIYDRRFGSAPPPDRTEYARRGRFLEQRGFPPEMIRRFLRWPD, from the coding sequence ATGGACGAACCTGACCCCGCGGCGGAGATCGCCGATCGAGCCCGTCGACTGCTTGCCGTCCGCGAGCATTCGCGTCTGGAGCTGACACGTAAGCTGCGCGCGCGCGGCTTCGACGACGCCGGGATTGCGCAGGCGCTTGACCGACTGGTCGCCGACGGGGCGCTCGATGAGGGCCGTATGGTTGAGCAGTACGTGGCCGAGCGCGCAGCCAAGGGGTTCGGTCCCCTGCGAATCCGCTCCGAGTTGTCTGAAAAGGGCCTTCCCGATACCCTCGTCGACCCTCATCTCGATGCCATGCGGGATGATTGGGCAGCCTATATGGCAGAAATCTACGATCGCCGATTCGGCAGCGCGCCGCCGCCCGATCGCACCGAGTACGCCCGGCGCGGGCGTTTCCTCGAGCAACGTGGATTTCCCCCCGAGATGATCCGCCGCTTCCTGCGCTGGCCAGATTGA